In Desulfatirhabdium butyrativorans DSM 18734, the following proteins share a genomic window:
- a CDS encoding ATP-binding protein — protein sequence MKKLPIGIQSFVKMRQGNFYYVDKTAMVAELVNKGGGYYFLSRPRRFGKSLFLDTLRQAFFARKELFSGLYLENNWDWDTRYPVIHISFGSGVIQDIEDLGERFAYILKINAENGDVMLLEQNLRERFFELIRALYTRHHQPVVILIDEYDKPILDHIDKPQMAVEIREGLKNFYSVIKDSDEFLKFVFITGVSKFSKVSLFSGLNNLQDITLDPMAATVCGYTHEELIHTFAERLDGVNLEEVRRWYDGYNFLGDRVYNPFDILLFLDTKEFRNYWFETGSPSFLIKLITERQYPAPDIETIEASEAILSSFDIDDIQLDTLLFQTGYLTIKDWAVLGSDRLYTLVYPNLEVKKSLTEHLLRYLTNSTAEQTRNRIRLYRCLEAADLDQLRDIFHAFFASIPYEWYRKNESSRYEGYYASIFYCYFTALGLDVTAEQMTNKGRIDMAVRLGGRVFILEFKVVEIDGSAHTALDQIRKMRYWERYRGQADAIFLIGVEFSSADRNIVGFEWERIQTDVSSPC from the coding sequence ATGAAAAAGCTTCCCATCGGCATTCAGAGCTTCGTCAAAATGCGGCAAGGCAATTTCTACTACGTCGACAAGACCGCCATGGTGGCCGAGCTCGTCAACAAGGGAGGTGGCTATTACTTTCTTTCCCGGCCCCGGCGCTTCGGAAAATCCCTCTTTCTGGATACCCTGAGGCAGGCCTTTTTCGCCAGGAAAGAATTGTTTTCCGGTCTGTATCTGGAAAACAACTGGGATTGGGACACCCGGTATCCGGTCATTCACATCAGCTTCGGAAGCGGTGTAATCCAAGATATCGAGGATCTGGGGGAGCGTTTTGCCTATATCCTTAAAATCAATGCAGAAAACGGGGATGTGATGCTCCTGGAGCAAAACCTGCGGGAGCGGTTTTTTGAGCTCATCCGTGCCCTGTATACCCGTCACCATCAACCTGTGGTCATCCTGATCGACGAATACGACAAGCCCATCCTCGACCACATCGACAAGCCGCAGATGGCCGTCGAAATCCGCGAAGGACTCAAAAATTTCTATTCGGTCATCAAGGATTCCGACGAATTCCTGAAATTCGTCTTCATTACGGGAGTGAGCAAGTTCAGCAAGGTCTCGCTCTTCAGCGGATTGAACAATTTGCAGGACATCACCCTGGATCCGATGGCCGCCACTGTCTGCGGCTATACGCATGAAGAACTGATCCATACCTTCGCCGAAAGGCTGGACGGGGTAAACCTGGAGGAAGTCAGGCGTTGGTACGACGGGTACAATTTCCTGGGAGATCGGGTCTACAATCCCTTCGATATCCTGTTGTTTTTGGACACGAAAGAATTTCGAAACTACTGGTTCGAGACCGGAAGCCCCAGCTTTCTGATCAAGCTCATTACCGAAAGGCAATATCCCGCACCCGATATCGAAACCATTGAAGCATCCGAAGCGATCCTTTCCTCCTTCGATATCGACGACATTCAGCTCGACACGCTTCTATTTCAAACCGGTTATCTGACGATCAAAGATTGGGCGGTGCTCGGAAGCGACAGGCTCTACACGCTTGTCTATCCCAATCTCGAGGTCAAAAAAAGCCTGACCGAACACCTGCTTCGCTATCTCACGAATTCCACCGCCGAACAGACCCGAAACCGCATCCGGCTCTATCGCTGCCTGGAGGCGGCAGACCTGGACCAGCTCCGGGACATCTTTCACGCCTTTTTCGCCTCGATCCCCTATGAGTGGTACCGGAAAAACGAGTCCTCCAGATACGAAGGCTATTATGCATCGATTTTTTACTGCTATTTCACGGCGCTGGGGCTCGATGTCACGGCCGAGCAGATGACGAACAAGGGTCGGATCGACATGGCCGTGCGGCTCGGGGGGCGGGTGTTCATCCTGGAGTTCAAGGTTGTGGAAATCGATGGCAGCGCCCACACAGCCCTGGACCAAATCCGCAAGATGCGTTACTGGGAGCGGTATCGGGGCCAGGCCGATGCCATCTTTCTGATCGGTGTCGAATTCAGCAGCGCCGACCGAAACATCGTCGGCTTCGAATGGGAGCGGATCCAAACGGACGTCAGCTCCCCATGTTGA